In the Candidatus Roizmanbacteria bacterium genome, GAACATACTGCCTACCGATTTATTGCCTACCTTGAAGAGTTTTTTTCTGCGCCCCATATAGCTTTCATTGTATACTGCTAGTCACAAAAAGTGCAATCAATGTTCAGTCCTCTTCTCTTATTGCTCGCTCTCGGTCATATGCATAAAGACTGGGAATATAGACGTCCGCAATTCCACTTAGGTACGCCATATCAAATCGCGGAGACACCTCTCCAGATCTATCTATGTAAAACTCTCTCATCGCATTGGTTAGATTATGAAGTTGATCATCGGTTCCGATAAGAAGATTACGAAGCCGATCGGACAATATCTCAAGCTCTTCCGGAGGTAACAAAAACCAATCTTCTGGAATGACCATATCATGAAGGGGCCAGTATTTTCGCAGGTCTTGATCGATGACTTTTGGACCTTTAGACCTATGAGACCTGAACTGAGCTGCAAGACAGTCATAAGCCGCAGTGAGTCCAATTGTATACCAAGTCTTCAGATTTCCACTTATTAGCGATTCGTAACTATTATTAAGCGAAAGCTCAAGCGCCTCGCTATGAGTTATTAAACTGTATACATCCTGTAAGTGACCTTTTAACTTGTCGTAGCGCTCTCGATACATGTATCGTATAGCGCCTCGGGAAGATGTTGCGACATTTGGAGATACAGGAAAAAGTTGATTACTCGGTCTCCTCTCAGATCTTTCGGTAGACATGTCCGAATTATATCATATACTATAAGTCATTTCAAAGAAGATTGGGTAGAGATTACTCGATCTCAATGCGAGGTTTACGAGCTGGAGCAAAGTTGGGATCGGCGTTTTCCTGTGGTCGTTCTACGGGTCTGCTGTGATGAGAAGATCCGCCTCTTGAGCTCGATCCTCCACCGTAGCCGCCACGAGATCCGCCTCTAGAACCACCTCGATCAAATCGTCTAGGTGGTCTTCCTCCACCCTGTCCACCTTCTGAGGAATCCATGGTTGATGTACCGGTTCCGGTTCCTCCCGAGACTAACTCAAGATTCACTCTTCCTTGCTGATCGATCTGATAGACTCTTACTTTCACCATATCTCCGATATTAAGTACCTCTGAAGGATCTTTTACGAAACCCTTACCCATCTTTGAAACATGAACCATTCCTTCTTTTCCTGGAAGCATTTCGACGAATGCACCAAATGGAAGCATTCTCTTTACCTCTCCCTCGAACTGTTCTCCTTCTTGAATATCACGAACCATGTTCTCGATATATGCAGTTGCATCGTCAACCTTTGTTTTATCTACTCCTGAAACAGAGACAACACCGGCATTATCAACATTAATATCAACACCAAACTTTGCTATAAGATTTCTGATATTCTTTCCACCAGGTCCTATAATCTCTCCGATCTTCTCCTGAGGTGGTGTAAAGACCTTTACCTTTGGTGCAAACTCTGAGAGCTCACCGCGTGGCTTATCAATCACCGCATTCATCTTGTCTAAGATAAATAGTCGTGCAGTTAAGGCCTTCTCAAGAATCTCCTCGATCATTTTATCGGTGAGACCGTTATTTTTGACGTCAAGTTGCATAGCAGTGACTCCATCTTTAGACCCAGTGACCTTAAAGTCCATGTCTCCACCAAAGTCCTCGATTCCCATGATGTCGGTGAGGACAACATACTCATCATCGGATTTGTAGACCAATCCCATCGCAATTCCAGATACAGGAGCCTTGATTGGCACACCTGCATCCATAAGAGCTAGGGTTGATCCGCAGGTTGAGGCCATTGAGGTCGATCCATTTGAGGCAAGAACCTCGGATACTACACGGATTGCATATGGAAAGAGTTTCTTATCTGGCAATACTGGTTGAATTGCTTTTTCTGCAAGCGCTCCATGACCAATCTCTCGTCGAGATGGGAATCCCATTCTTCCGGTCTGACCTAAAGAATAAGGAGGCATAAAGTAATGATGCATATAATGTCGGGATGATTCACCCTCTGGACTCTCTATTAGCTGCTCTAGACTTGGTGATCCCAAGGTCACAATTGAAAGAACCTGCGTATCTCCTCTTTGGAAGACTGCAGATCCATGCGTGCGTGGTAGAGTTGAGACCTCGACCGAAATCTTTCGAATCTCATCGGGTTTTCGTCCATCAATTCGAACTTTTTTGGTTAAGATTTTTTCTCTCATTAACTCCTTTAGGAGATAATCAACGACCTTTGCAACAGCCTTTGGATCAAAGTCTGGGTATTTGGCAATGATTTCATTCTGAAGTCCGCCTACCAACTCACCGTTATCAAACTCTTTCTGAGCTTTTTGGTTATTTACCTCTTCTAGTTGCTTTGCAAACTCTGTTTTTACAGTTTTTTTAATCTCTTCATCAAGGCCAGTAATTGCAAGACTCAGTTTCTCAATTCCAATCTTCGATCGAATTCCTTCAATAAACTCAATAATTTTTTTATTCTCAACCTTAGCTAGCTTAATTCCCTCCATTACCACTGACTCTGGAAGCTGCTCTGCCTGATTTTCGACCATGATGACCTTTTCCTTCGTTGATGATACTAAAAGATCCATTGCCGACAGTGGCTGTTCTCCGATGGTCGGGTTCATGACATATGAACTTTGTCCGTTGTTTTTGACATATCCTACTCTTATTGTTGAAAGTGGCCCATTCCATGGAAGACATGAGATGTGAATCGCCGCAGAGGTTGCTATTGCCGCTAAGATTTCTGGTGAGTTTTCACCATCAATAGAAAGCAAAGTATTTACGATCTGAATGTTCTTTCTTAAGTCTTTTGGAAAGAGTGGTCGAGCACCTCGATCGATCAAGCGACCAATGAGGGCAGCGTCGTCTGATGCCTTTCCTTCTCTTTTTACCCATCGTGATCCCTTAATTCGTCCACCTGCATATAGCTTCTCTACATACTCAACCTGAAGTGGAAGATAATCAATGTGATCGGCTACCTCTCCAATGTTCAAGGTTGTTAAGATTACGGTCTCACCAAGAGATGCGTAGATCGAAACATGTGATGCTTGTGCTAATTTTCCAAACTGGAGGGTTAGTTTCTGCCCTGCAATCTCTATTGATTCTTCAAAAAATTTCATAAATTTTATTTATTAGGAGATATGTGAGTGATTGTTATAGTATATCAGAATTTATCTGAGGGAATGAAGATGTTATTTACTTCTTCAGATTCAAACTACCGATTAACACTTTATATCTGTCTTCGCTAAGTTTTTGTAGGTAGTTCAGGATTCTTCTTCTTTTTGCAACGACCTTTAACAATCCCCTTCGTGAGTGATTATCCTTTTTGTTCTGATTAAGATGCTCTGAAAGTCGACCGATTTTATAGGAAAGTAACGCGATCTGAACCTCAGGTGATCCTGTATCACCGTTTTTCTGCGCAAACTTCTCAATAATCTTTTGTTTTTCTACAGCCTCGTCAGATACGTTTATCGCAACAGTCTTTACCTCTTTTGTTGGTTTCGTTGCTTTTTCGACTTTTTTGACCGGTTCTTTCTTTGCTTTGACCGCCGAAGCTTTAGCGGAGGCGGTGACTTTTTTCACAGTTGCTTTTTTAGCTACTACTTTCTTTGCTTTCATATTAATTAGACTCTATTATACGGGGAAGTTGTTATTATTTCAACATGATAACCCTTACCACCGTAGTTCTTATCCTTACAATTGCCTATATATTTCTTTTAAACCCGTTAAACTGGTACATAGTAAGTGGTCTGATTACCCTTCTTTCTCTATCCTTGTTCCTTGTATCGCTTTCCATCACCAAAAACAAGAAGTGGTCGTTTTGCGCAGCTCTCTACATATGTATATTATTAGCGCTTAGTTATTTACTAGGATTTAACCTCCTCAACACAATCCTACTCACGTGTTTTATAATTGGGATAGTCGTTCTACTTAAATAAGAATATGAAAAAATTCTACGTAACAAACTCAATTCCATATGTGAATGCCTCTCCACACATCGGTCATGCGCTTGAATTTCTTCAGTCAGATGTAATCAAACGATTTCACAAAGAGATTCTAAAGGAAGAGACATTACTCCTTTGTGGAAGCGACGAGAATGCTTTAAAAAATGTTCAGGCGGCAGAAAAAGCAGGGGTCCCAGTTCAGGATTTTGTGGACAAAAATGCGATACTTTTCCAAAATTTAGCTGAAAAACTCAATGTCGAGTTTGACGTATTCCAAAAAGGAAGTGACACTAATCGCCACTTTACCTCAAGTCAGAAACTATGGAATCTTTGCAACAAAAACGGAGACATCTTTAAAAAAGAATATAGAGGGCTATACTGCGTTGGTTGTGAAACATTCTATACAAACAACGAACTGAGTGAGAATGGCGAGTGTTTCGAGCACCCTGGAAAAAAACTAGATGAAGTTTCTGAATCAAATTATTTTTTCAAACTTACGAAGTATCGCGAGCAACTCACAGAACTTATCTCGTCGGACAAACTATTAATTGTTCCGGAGTCTCGAAAGAATGAGGTTCTTTCATTTCTTAATCAACCGCTTCATGACCTAAGTATCTCTCGCTCAAATGATAGGGCAAAGAACTGGGGAGTCCCCGTGCCCGATGACGATACTCAAAGAATCTATGTCTGGTTTGACGCTCTTAACATCTACCAATCGGGGGTTGGATTTGGATGGGATGAAGAACTATACAGAAAGTGGTGGCCGGCAAATGCTCATGTTATTGGCAAAGGAATTACACGTTTTCACGCGATCTACTGGCCCGCATTCTTACTTTCAGCTGGCCTTGAGTTACCAAAGAAACTTCTTGTGCATGGATATGTAACGGTTGAAGGAGAAAAAATGTCAAAGACAATTGGAAATGTGGTGGATCCATTCAGTTTGATTGAAAAGTATGGAACCGACCCGATCCGCTATTACCTTCTGCGTGAAATACCAACCTCAGGAGATGGGGACTTCTCAGAAAAAAGATTTATGGAACTGTACAACGCAGATCTTGCAAACGGACTAGGCAACTTGGTCGCACGACTTAAGAAGCTTGCTGAGGGACTCGATCTTGGGACAAAAGCTCCAGAACATATGTCAACTGAAGTCTCCGATTTCATCGAATCATTCGATTTTGCCCGAGCACTACAATCTGTCTGGACTCAGATCGCCAAGATAGACGCCGAGATCAACAAAGCCGAACCGTGGAAAATGACCGACAACGAACAAAAGAATGAATTTCTGAAAACCGCAATCAATCATCTTTTGCAGATCGGTGTAGATCTGATACCCTTTTTACCCAAAACCTCACATATAATTTTAATTACTTTACAAGGCACCGTATCTAAACCCGAAGCGCTCTTTCCACGACTATGAAACACAAACAACCACAGCACAACAAAGTTTTTAAGCCCAAAGACTTCTTAAAGAAATTTGGTTGGCGTAAGACATCGGCCCTTATTGCCGTAACAGTTCTAGCAATACTAATCTATTTTTTTATTTTTAGGGATCTTCCCAATCCGGCTAATTTAGCCAACTACAAAGTTGTTCCGCTTGCTACTCATATTCTCGACAGAAACGGTAAGCGACTTTATGAGATTTATAATGACCAAAAACGAACACCTGTAAAGCTGTCAACTCTTCCTAAATATGTGTATCAGGCCTCGATAGCAATTGAGGACAAAGACTTTTACCGCCATGGTGGTATTTCGATTTTCGGTGGAATTATACGAGCTATGAAGGACATCGTCGTAACTCGCTCACTTCAGGGAGGTTCAACAATCACGCAACAGTTAGTGAAGAGTGCCCTACTCACTCCAGAAAGAACCATTCAGCGAAAAATCAGAGAAATAGTTCTTGCGACATGGACCGAGAAGCTGTTCACAAAAGATCAGATTTTAGAGTTTTATCTAAATCAGGTTCCATACGGAGGTTCGGCCTATGGTATCGAGGAGGCTGCGAAGACAATTTATGGTAAATCTGCGAGTAAATTAAGTATAGATGAGGCAGCCCTTCTTGCTGGACTTCCACAAGCACCATCACTTTACTCACCTAACGCAAATCCTGATCTAGCAAAAAATAGACGAGATAGCGTTCTTCTCAAGATGAAGGAGCAGGGATACATTACTGACCAGCAGTACCAATCTGGACTAAAGAAACCCGTGCGAGTAAAGACTATCGAAACTTCAATCAAAGCACCTCACTTTGTTTTTTATGTTAAAAGCCAACTTGAGAAGGAGTATGGAATTAAGACGGTAGAAGAAGGTGGACTTACTGTGCAGACTACACTCGATCTGAATATTCAGGAGGAATCCGAGAAGATCCTCAAAGACGAGATAGAGCAACTTACGTCCTTAAATGTTGGTAACGGAGCGGTTCTGGTAACGCGTCCTCCAACGGGTGAGATTCTTTCGATGATTGGCTCGGTCGACTACTTCGCCACTGGATCGGGAGCATTTAATGTTACTACCGCGCTTCGACAACCCGGATCATCGATTAAACCAATTAATTACGCTATCGGTATCGATAGAAAGTTGGTAACCGCCGCATCAATGTTTTTGGATGTACGAACCTGTTTTCCTGCACCTGAGAAACCCTACTGTCCTGTCAACTATGACGGCACATTCCATGGCGCAGTTCCACTACGACTCGCGCTCGGCAACTCATTCAACATCCCTGCTGTTAAGATGTTAGCTCTAAATGGAGTAGATAATTTTATAGCGTCTGCTTCTGCCTTCACGATCAAGTCCTTCAAAAATCCTGAACGATACGGACTCTCCCTTACCCTTGGAGGTGGTGAGGTGAGAATGACCGAGATGGCGCAAGCATTTTCTGCCTTTGCTAATCTCGGGAAACCAAGAACCCTAAACAGTGTCCTTAAGGTAACTGATAAATACGGGAAGGTTCTGTACGAGTTTAAGGATCCAAACTTCAAGGCCGACGTTCGCAAGCCATTACGCGACCCTCAAATGTTGAGTATTCCTGGAAAAAGAGTGATTTCACCAGAAACGTCCTTTATTATCTCTCATATCCTTTTGGATAACTTTGCTAGAAGTCAAGCCTTCGGTACCAACTCAGAACTAGTTATTCCCAAACAAACAGTGTCAGTCAAAACCGGTACTACCGATGATAAGAAGGACAATTGGACCATCGGGTATACTCCAAACTTTCTAACTGTAGTCTGGGTGGGAAACAACGATAACAAACCAATGAATCCGTACCTCACATCTGGAATAACCGGAGCAGCTCCTATCTGGAATGAGGTTATGAGTTATGTTCTGAAAGATCAGCAAAATCTTCCTCCGAGAAAACCGGCGAATGTTGTTGGACGACAGGTATGCTGGTCAAGCGGTGCCGCTACTTCGCAACCTGATGGAAGTAACGCTTCTTGTCAGACACGATTTGAGTATCTTATTAAAGGAACTGAGCCAGTCGCGCTTACCACCAAGCGTGAAATGGTCTGGGTTACTAAAGACAGCGATAAGCTGGCACGAGAAGGTGATACAAACACAGAACTCAAAGAAAAAACGATAATATCAGATGCATACTCTCGATACTGTCAAGACTGCGCTGGCGATCAGCCTCAACCGTCCCCGACCCCAGCACCATAGATTCGGAATATAGAATATTGAATGTAGAAAGGATTAGGCGAACGAGGAAATATTAACTAAAGATCGAAGAATGTTCGAGCTCTAGTAGCGTCGTCAAAATTCTCTATTAACCAACTGAGATGTCCTTGGGTTAATTGAACGTTTGAAGTTCGATAGATCATTAAGGAAATGTTTGGAACCTCTAGAGCCTTTTTGAGTTCATCAATACTACTCAAGAAATCAAAAATATGGGCTGGCATAATAAAATCTCGACCTGGATTATCGGTTGCTAGTTTAATAAAACTAGCAACAAAATCCTCAACATTACCAGACTCAACTTTTCTTCCAATTGATATTAAAGCGTTAGGAAATTTCTCGCTCATTTCTACGAACTGTTGAGGAGTAATCCCGAATCGATTATTGTCAAAAAGATCTGCATTAAGAATGCAGGACCTTGCTGGATCTTCAATGGACTCAAGAATTTTTCCAATTGCCTCCGATTCTTTGAAGTCGTATTTTAGAGATTTCGGAAGTGAGGATGAAACGACAATTTCGTATGCCGACGTAGGATCGATATCGGATTTACCACCTCTATTGTGAGAGACGTATAGACCTCTTTTTTCATCAAATCTGCAATCTAGCTCAGCAACGTGACGATTTTGGTCTTTAGCGAAAGCATTCACTCTCCTTCTATTATTTGCATTATGTGCCCAGCCTACTTCGGATGGTTTAGTAAGTCTTAGGTGGCTGAGAAATTCTGCAGTTGCAGGTCTCAGTGCCTCTTGACCAGATATTGGTCCTTTTAAAAATTCTCTTAACTCATTACGATTGGCCTCGCGATTCACTCCTTCACTTTCGGGAAGAGCAATGCCAAATACGGCTGTACCAAGCAACGCCAATCCAGCATTTTTTAAGAAAGATCTCCTTGAAATCTCTACCACATGCAGCGATTATAGCAGTATTTTTGTGGCTCGGGGCAGAGTTGAACTGCCGACCTAACGCTTATGAAACGTGTGCTCTACCGCTGAGCTACCGAGCCTGCTACTACACCATTATACTAAATACTTCATTCTCCATACTCTATACTTAGACTATGGATCTATCCATTATTATTGTCTCCTACAACACCTCACAGATCACGAGAGAGTGCATTGAGTCAGTAATTGTTTCTCTGAAAGACAGTAAAATTAAATATGAGATAGTTGCCGTGGACAATAGCTCGTCTGATGACAGCGTTGAGCAACTGAAACTTCTGAGATCAGAATATAAGCAGATTGTACTTATCGAAAATGACAAGAATCTTGGTTTCGGCCCCGCAAACAACCTTGCCGTAAAGAGTGCCAAAGGGAATTATATTCTTTTATTAAATTCAGATACCGTTGTCCTGAATAGCGCTATTGAAAAGCTCCTAACCTTCGCAAAGTCCACGAAAGATGCGGACTTTGTCGGAGGTAAACTACTCAACAAAGACCAATCTTCCCAACCCTCATCCGGCCCTTATTACTCACTTTTTGTAATCTTTGCTGCATTGTTTCTCAGGGGCGATTACTGGGGTCTCTCTAGACAGTCCCCCGATAAAACGAAACAAGTTGATTGGGTTTCAGGAGCTTGTATTCTCACCAAAAAGGAGTACTACAAGAAGCTCGAGGGATTTGATGAGGGTATTTTTATGTATATGGAAGAAATTGACCTTCTGCATCGAGCAAAGGAACTCGGATATCATACCTACTTCTACCCAGATGCAAAATTCATTCACTATGGTTCTCTATCCTCAGGTAACAGGACCTATCCCATCCTACAGGTCTACCGCGGATTTATATATCTATACGGCAAGCATCATGGTAAAGTTGCACGTGCCTGTCTCTCGGTTATGCTACAATTAAAGGCAGATATAGCCATAATACTAGGGAAACTTTCACACAATCCATATCTCATAAAAACATATGAAGAAGCAAAAACTCTCACCAAGCAGCAATAATCCTTCAGCTTCGCTCAGGACCAAAGCTGGTTTTTGGGGTTGGATAGACCAAAACATTCTCCACTGGGCCTTTCTTGGTTTTATAGTAGCTATTGCCGCTATACCAAAGTTTCCGATTCAGCACGTTGAGTACACCTATATTAAGATCCGAATCGATGACCTACTGCCAGCTATCATGGTCTCGTTGTTTACTATACAGTGGCTTCGGAGAAAGATAGTTCTCAATCGAACATTGCTTATTCCAGTAGTCCTGTTTTGGACCGCTGTCTTCAGCTCATTTTTATATGCTTACTACGTTTCTTACACAGTTCCCGTATTTAACATTGGACTACTACATAGCTTAAGAAGAGTTGAGTATATGATTGTATTCTTCATTGCAACATCGCTAATAACCACAGAAAAACGTTTCTTCCAATATCTCAAGACCTATGTGGCTACATTTTTGGCCGTGTCAGTATATGGCCTTATTCAAAAATTTGGCTTTCTACCATCGATTCAATCAATGAATCCAGCCTATGTGGATGGGAGACTTCTCTGGCTTAATCCCGACGATCGGATCAACTCAACATTCGGTGGTCATTTTGATCTTGCAGCGTACATTACTTTTAGCATCCCTCTCGTTCTCGGACTGTATTATACAAAGCTAAAAAAATGGTATTTAGTAGCTTTTTTTGCTTCATTAACAGCGCTTCTTTACACTTCGGCAAGATCATCGTTTGTTGCCTATGTGACTTCGCTTACCTTTATGCTACTTACGATGCGTAAATTCAAATTTTATTTATTGGCAATGGTTGTAACTGCTGGACTAATGCTCGTGACAGGAGACATGACAAAGCGTCTCCTACAAACATTCCAAGTAAAGACCGTCTACACTAATCAACTTACAGGGCAGCAACAAATCGGACAGCAAATTTCAGTAAAGAACCTGCCGGCTGGAAGCTACGAAATTGATCTTCCATTTTTAAAGAAACCAATCTCAAAAAATGTCGATGAAGTAGCTAAACGAAACGTAGCTCGTAGCCTCGCTTATGAGCAAGCGAAACGAACAGGTAAGATTTTGACAGCTGCAGAAATTGAAGATGAAGCTTCGCGTACCATGGGATTTATTAAGCCAGAACAAACGCTTTTGTGCGATATTTCATGTGCAACTCGTCTTCAAGTAGAGTGGCCACGTGCAATTTTAGCCTTCAAAAGCAATCCTTTTATTGGACGAGGTCCCTCCTCTATAACCGAGGCCACCGACAACGACTACCTCCGTTGGCTTGGAGAGTTAGGTCTCGTCGGTACATCGCTCTTTATCTTTATTATTTTCAGAATAATATTTATCAATTTAAGGTTTGGAAGAAAGAGTACCGAATTTAAAATACTCACCTTCGGATTTGTGTGTGGTGTGCTCGCATTACTTATCAACGCTTTGTATGTAGATGTTTTTGAAGCATCGAAAATGGCCTATAATTTCTGGTTGGTATCAGGACTATTTGTTGGAATAACAACACTTTATGATAAAAACAAAGCCTAACCAGAAAAAGGGATTTACTATATTTTTATTTATTGTAATTGCGATCTTAACAGTTGGCTTACGACTTTATAAACTCGATACTCCTCTTGCAGACTTCCACTCTTGGAGACAGGCCGATACGGCATCTGTTGCTCGAAACTTCGTTGATGATGGAATCGATCTACTAAAGCCTCGGTATGACGATCTTTCAAATATTCAGTCTGGAATTGTTAATCCTCACGGATACCGAATGGTTGAGTTTCCTGTTTACAATGCTGGAATAGCCTTACTTAACACTACCAATGTTTGTAATATTGAGGTCTGCGGAAGGTTACTGTCGATTCTTGCAGCAGTAACAACTACAATGATTCTATTCTATCTTCTTCTTAAAGAACATGGCCTACTCTCTGCCGTCATGGGAAGTCTAACTTTCGCGGTTTCTCCCTTCTTTGTTTACTTTACTCGTGTTGTTTTACCTGATCCGACCGCTGTTGCTTTTGCGATGAGTTCAATATTCTTCCTTTATTTGTTCACTGAAAATCAAAAAAATAGGAGGCTTTCTTTACTGTGGTATTTTATTTCACTCATATGCTTTGCGTTAGCAGTATTGGTAAAGCCAACTACCATTTTTTACGCTGTTCCATTAGGGTACCTGTTTATTCGCACTTACACCTGGGATGTTCTTAAAAAACCATTAATCTATATATTCTGGATACTAGCGTTCGTACCATTACTTCTTTGGAGACAGTATATTCTACAGTTCCCAGAAGGAATACCAGCAAGCGAATGGCTCTTTACCTCTGTAAACACAGCCGGTGGACTCCAAAATATTTTCTTTAAACCATCATTCTTTCGATGGATCTTTTTTGAACGGATCAATAACCTACTTCTTGGAGGCTTTTTAACTCCTTTTTTTATTCTTGGCGCACTATCTAGGCAGAAACGATATTTGTCCCATTCTATTCTTCTTGGTTCCTTAGCCTTCCTATTCATTTTTCAAGGAGGAAATGTTCAGCATGAGTACTACCAGACTATGATATTTCCAGCTCTCGCAATGTTTGTTGGTATTGGCATATCATATCTGCATACTCATTCACGTCAGTTCATATCTTCAACCATACTTATTCCGGTTATTATGGCACTTTACATTTTTTCCGTATTCATTTCCTACTATACCGTTCGTAACTACTATAACTATTCCGGTGAGCTTGTACAAATCTCAAAAATAGTTCGAACTCTAACCTCAAGAAATGATCTCATTGTGACGGATACTCTTGGAGATACTACTCTTCTCTATTTATCAGAACGAAGGGGAGCACCTGCTGTATATAAAGATCTTACAGTGCTTAAGCATGATGGTTATAAATATTTTGTAACTCAGAAGATTGATGTTGCCGATGAAATTATATCGCATAAAACGCATACTCCAATTTTTAGAAGCGATAAGTTTGTAGTATTCGAACTGTAACCTGTATGAAAATTTTGATGGTTACGCCATATGTGCCATATCCTCCGTCATCAGGTGGTCAGATAAGAACTTTCAATCTACTAAAGTATTTGAGTAAAAGAAACTACATAGTTCTTGTTGCTCTCTATAAAAAAGACTCTGAGAAAGAGTACCTGTCAGCACTTAAACAGTACTGCGATGAGGTATATCTCTGCAAGCGACCAGAAAAACCTTGGCAACTTAAAACAATCTTAAAAGCCCTCTTTACGCTTAAGCCATTTCTTATTGCTCGCAATTTTTCACACGAGGCACAGCATACTATTGAACAACTGCTTAAAGATGAAAAGTTTGACGTAATTCATAGCGAAACCTTTTATGTGATGCCTCACTTACCTGCGACAAAGACTCCTGTTTTCCTAGTAGAACAGACTATTGAGTTTGAGGTATATCAACACTTCGTCGACTCGCTCCCATTTATACTCCGCCCCATACTTTACATTGATATTCTGAAGTTAAGGTACTGGGAGAAGTTCTACTGGAAACGGGCGACACTTATGGCTACCGTTTCAAACACCGATAGAGATACCGTCATGAAGGTCGCGCCAGAACTTGACCCCGTCGTTATTCCAAACGGAGCCGGTGAAGACATGGTCATCGAAAGACTTGGTAAGAAACCCCTCAATCAGCTCAAACTCCTTTTCCAAGGAAACTTTTCCTGGCTTCAGAATGTTGAGGCAGCAGAATTTCTCATTAACTCTGTCTACCCTACCCTGAGGAAAAACTTTCCACATATGCAGCTAATAATCGCAGGGCAACACGCTAAGAAAATAAAACGAAGCCATCCTGAGATCTCCATTGTTGAGATTCCTATTCACGACACTCAAACCGTTATAAAACTCTACAAGGAAGCATATCTCTTTATAGCTCCAATATTTGGACCTGGTGGCACTCGACTGAAACTTCTTGCGGCTATGGCATGCGGTCTCCCCATAATCTCAACAAAGACAGGGGTTTCTGGTCTAGACGTTACCGATGGTGAAAACGTGTTATTGGCAAATACTCCTGATGAGTTCGCTTCGCAGATTCGAAAAATAATCGAGGATAAAGATCTCTATAACTCGCTGAGAGAAAGCGCACACAC is a window encoding:
- the rpsO gene encoding 30S ribosomal protein S15, producing the protein MKAKKVVAKKATVKKVTASAKASAVKAKKEPVKKVEKATKPTKEVKTVAINVSDEAVEKQKIIEKFAQKNGDTGSPEVQIALLSYKIGRLSEHLNQNKKDNHSRRGLLKVVAKRRRILNYLQKLSEDRYKVLIGSLNLKK
- a CDS encoding methionine--tRNA ligase codes for the protein MKKFYVTNSIPYVNASPHIGHALEFLQSDVIKRFHKEILKEETLLLCGSDENALKNVQAAEKAGVPVQDFVDKNAILFQNLAEKLNVEFDVFQKGSDTNRHFTSSQKLWNLCNKNGDIFKKEYRGLYCVGCETFYTNNELSENGECFEHPGKKLDEVSESNYFFKLTKYREQLTELISSDKLLIVPESRKNEVLSFLNQPLHDLSISRSNDRAKNWGVPVPDDDTQRIYVWFDALNIYQSGVGFGWDEELYRKWWPANAHVIGKGITRFHAIYWPAFLLSAGLELPKKLLVHGYVTVEGEKMSKTIGNVVDPFSLIEKYGTDPIRYYLLREIPTSGDGDFSEKRFMELYNADLANGLGNLVARLKKLAEGLDLGTKAPEHMSTEVSDFIESFDFARALQSVWTQIAKIDAEINKAEPWKMTDNEQKNEFLKTAINHLLQIGVDLIPFLPKTSHIILITLQGTVSKPEALFPRL
- a CDS encoding polyribonucleotide nucleotidyltransferase, which gives rise to MKFFEESIEIAGQKLTLQFGKLAQASHVSIYASLGETVILTTLNIGEVADHIDYLPLQVEYVEKLYAGGRIKGSRWVKREGKASDDAALIGRLIDRGARPLFPKDLRKNIQIVNTLLSIDGENSPEILAAIATSAAIHISCLPWNGPLSTIRVGYVKNNGQSSYVMNPTIGEQPLSAMDLLVSSTKEKVIMVENQAEQLPESVVMEGIKLAKVENKKIIEFIEGIRSKIGIEKLSLAITGLDEEIKKTVKTEFAKQLEEVNNQKAQKEFDNGELVGGLQNEIIAKYPDFDPKAVAKVVDYLLKELMREKILTKKVRIDGRKPDEIRKISVEVSTLPRTHGSAVFQRGDTQVLSIVTLGSPSLEQLIESPEGESSRHYMHHYFMPPYSLGQTGRMGFPSRREIGHGALAEKAIQPVLPDKKLFPYAIRVVSEVLASNGSTSMASTCGSTLALMDAGVPIKAPVSGIAMGLVYKSDDEYVVLTDIMGIEDFGGDMDFKVTGSKDGVTAMQLDVKNNGLTDKMIEEILEKALTARLFILDKMNAVIDKPRGELSEFAPKVKVFTPPQEKIGEIIGPGGKNIRNLIAKFGVDINVDNAGVVSVSGVDKTKVDDATAYIENMVRDIQEGEQFEGEVKRMLPFGAFVEMLPGKEGMVHVSKMGKGFVKDPSEVLNIGDMVKVRVYQIDQQGRVNLELVSGGTGTGTSTMDSSEGGQGGGRPPRRFDRGGSRGGSRGGYGGGSSSRGGSSHHSRPVERPQENADPNFAPARKPRIEIE
- a CDS encoding transglycosylase domain-containing protein, coding for MKHKQPQHNKVFKPKDFLKKFGWRKTSALIAVTVLAILIYFFIFRDLPNPANLANYKVVPLATHILDRNGKRLYEIYNDQKRTPVKLSTLPKYVYQASIAIEDKDFYRHGGISIFGGIIRAMKDIVVTRSLQGGSTITQQLVKSALLTPERTIQRKIREIVLATWTEKLFTKDQILEFYLNQVPYGGSAYGIEEAAKTIYGKSASKLSIDEAALLAGLPQAPSLYSPNANPDLAKNRRDSVLLKMKEQGYITDQQYQSGLKKPVRVKTIETSIKAPHFVFYVKSQLEKEYGIKTVEEGGLTVQTTLDLNIQEESEKILKDEIEQLTSLNVGNGAVLVTRPPTGEILSMIGSVDYFATGSGAFNVTTALRQPGSSIKPINYAIGIDRKLVTAASMFLDVRTCFPAPEKPYCPVNYDGTFHGAVPLRLALGNSFNIPAVKMLALNGVDNFIASASAFTIKSFKNPERYGLSLTLGGGEVRMTEMAQAFSAFANLGKPRTLNSVLKVTDKYGKVLYEFKDPNFKADVRKPLRDPQMLSIPGKRVISPETSFIISHILLDNFARSQAFGTNSELVIPKQTVSVKTGTTDDKKDNWTIGYTPNFLTVVWVGNNDNKPMNPYLTSGITGAAPIWNEVMSYVLKDQQNLPPRKPANVVGRQVCWSSGAATSQPDGSNASCQTRFEYLIKGTEPVALTTKREMVWVTKDSDKLAREGDTNTELKEKTIISDAYSRYCQDCAGDQPQPSPTPAP